The following are encoded together in the Iodobacter fluviatilis genome:
- a CDS encoding PHA/PHB synthase family protein, translating into MFNNKPMDEFFKQLTDTNQKLLQSWVNLAQPGEPAAELAPMHQMMSGLTQSNPFLAQNGDFYQQQLDLWLGLIGAKEKASVAVPDKGDRRFNAPEWEQPLFDYIKQNYLVTSRWLLQLVDQANTDDAAREKMSFFTRQYVDAMSPANFAFTNPEVMKLALESKGESLQEGMKKLMADMQKGTITMTDESQFEVGKNLGISPGQVVFENELFQLLQYTPATSQVYSRPLLIVPPCVNKFYIMDLQPDNSLVAYAVSQGFKTFLVSWKSVTPEMGHLEWDDYVENGVISACDVVRKIGKSEKINVLSFCIGGELVSTSMPVMQSRGLDWIESVTLMTVMIDHTEPGDIKHFIDWNLIRKREALLSEGGVIGGKELSRTFSALRSNDLIWNYVVNNYLKGKTPAPFDLLYWNNDSANLALPMHTFFLRNMYLENNLTKPNSFSLCGVPIDLTTITAPTYIFAAREDHIVPWQSAYLSTRIFKGPLRYVLGASGHIAGAINPVKANKRNYWVNEDLSGDSEAWLNGAESRPGSWWQDWSQWLIPFSGEQVAAPKTHGNAAFKPIEPAPGRYVKERLE; encoded by the coding sequence ATGTTTAATAACAAACCGATGGATGAATTTTTCAAGCAGCTTACTGACACCAACCAGAAACTGTTGCAAAGCTGGGTAAATCTGGCTCAACCAGGCGAACCTGCCGCCGAGCTAGCTCCAATGCATCAGATGATGTCTGGATTAACGCAAAGCAATCCTTTTTTAGCTCAGAATGGTGATTTCTATCAGCAGCAGCTCGATTTATGGCTGGGCTTAATTGGTGCCAAAGAAAAGGCGTCCGTTGCAGTTCCTGATAAAGGTGATCGGCGTTTTAATGCGCCAGAGTGGGAACAGCCACTATTTGATTACATTAAACAAAATTATTTGGTTACCTCGCGCTGGTTATTACAGCTAGTAGACCAAGCCAATACGGACGACGCCGCACGCGAAAAAATGAGTTTCTTTACTCGTCAATATGTCGATGCGATGAGCCCAGCAAACTTTGCTTTTACCAATCCAGAGGTCATGAAACTGGCTTTAGAAAGTAAAGGTGAAAGTCTGCAGGAAGGTATGAAAAAGTTAATGGCGGATATGCAAAAAGGCACAATCACCATGACTGACGAATCTCAATTTGAGGTCGGCAAAAATCTTGGTATCAGCCCAGGGCAAGTCGTTTTTGAAAACGAATTGTTCCAATTATTGCAATACACCCCCGCTACTTCTCAAGTTTATTCTCGCCCTTTGTTGATTGTTCCTCCTTGTGTAAACAAGTTCTACATTATGGATTTGCAGCCTGATAATTCCTTAGTGGCCTACGCCGTGAGCCAAGGTTTTAAAACCTTCTTGGTTTCTTGGAAATCAGTGACGCCAGAGATGGGGCACTTAGAGTGGGATGATTACGTTGAAAATGGGGTAATTAGCGCTTGTGATGTGGTGCGCAAGATTGGCAAGTCCGAAAAAATCAATGTGCTGTCTTTCTGCATTGGTGGCGAATTAGTGTCTACCTCTATGCCTGTGATGCAATCGCGTGGTTTAGATTGGATCGAATCGGTTACTTTAATGACCGTGATGATCGATCACACTGAGCCTGGCGATATCAAGCACTTTATTGATTGGAATCTGATTCGCAAACGTGAAGCACTGTTAAGCGAAGGTGGTGTGATTGGTGGCAAAGAGCTATCTCGCACCTTTTCGGCCTTGCGTTCAAATGATTTAATTTGGAACTACGTGGTTAATAATTATCTAAAGGGTAAAACACCAGCACCGTTTGATTTACTCTATTGGAATAATGATTCGGCGAATTTGGCTTTGCCGATGCACACTTTTTTCCTACGCAATATGTATTTAGAAAACAATCTTACAAAGCCTAATTCATTCAGCCTTTGTGGGGTGCCTATTGATTTAACCACGATTACTGCACCTACTTATATCTTTGCTGCGCGCGAAGATCATATTGTGCCTTGGCAATCTGCCTATTTAAGCACCCGTATTTTCAAAGGTCCACTACGCTATGTACTTGGGGCTTCAGGCCATATCGCAGGCGCGATTAATCCGGTAAAAGCCAATAAGCGTAATTACTGGGTAAATGAAGATTTATCGGGGGATTCAGAGGCTTGGCTGAATGGGGCAGAATCTCGCCCAGGTAGCTGGTGGCAAGATTGGAGCCAATGGCTGATTCCCTTTTCAGGGGAGCAAGTTGCAGCGCCTAAAACACATGGCAATGCGGCATTTAAACCGATTGAACCTGCGCCTGGTCGTTATGTGAAAGAGCGTTTAGAGTAA
- a CDS encoding acetyl-CoA C-acetyltransferase: MTEIVIVAAGRTALGNFGGGLAKVPAAELGATVIRGLLAKTGVAADQISEVILGNVLTAGLGQNPARQALRRAGLPDSIPALTINQVCGSGLKAVALGMQAILSGESEIVIAGGQENMSASAHILPGSRDGFRMGNAALVDTMVYDGLTDAYNNYHMGVTAENIAKKYGITREEQDALALSSQMKAAAAQESGRFADEIFPVLIPQKKGDPIVFDQDEFIKPATTTESLAKLRAAFDKEGTVTAGNASGINDGAAAVMLMSAAKAKELGLTPLATIRAAASAGVDPTIMGMGPVPATQRVLARLGWSIDDFDLIEANEAFAAQALGVARELKWDTNKVNVNGGAIALGHPIGASGCRILVTLLHEMQRRDSKKGLATLCIGGGMGVALAVER, encoded by the coding sequence ATGACTGAGATCGTGATTGTTGCTGCTGGCCGTACTGCTTTAGGAAATTTTGGCGGAGGCCTAGCCAAAGTGCCGGCTGCAGAGTTAGGTGCGACCGTAATTCGTGGTTTGCTTGCAAAAACCGGCGTTGCAGCAGATCAAATCAGCGAAGTAATTTTAGGTAATGTGCTGACCGCAGGCCTAGGTCAAAATCCTGCTCGCCAAGCGCTGCGCCGTGCGGGGTTACCCGATTCCATTCCTGCATTAACCATTAACCAAGTGTGTGGTTCTGGCCTTAAAGCCGTAGCACTAGGTATGCAAGCTATTTTATCGGGTGAGAGCGAGATTGTTATTGCGGGCGGGCAAGAAAATATGTCGGCATCGGCCCATATTTTACCAGGCAGCCGTGATGGTTTTCGCATGGGTAATGCCGCACTTGTCGATACCATGGTGTATGACGGTTTAACCGATGCTTACAATAACTACCATATGGGTGTTACGGCAGAAAACATCGCTAAAAAATACGGCATTACGCGTGAAGAGCAAGATGCATTAGCGCTGTCTTCACAAATGAAAGCAGCAGCAGCACAAGAATCTGGCCGTTTTGCTGATGAAATTTTCCCAGTGCTGATCCCTCAAAAGAAAGGCGATCCTATCGTGTTTGATCAAGATGAATTTATCAAACCCGCTACAACCACCGAATCTTTAGCCAAATTACGCGCTGCCTTCGATAAAGAAGGCACGGTAACTGCAGGTAATGCATCGGGCATTAACGATGGCGCTGCTGCGGTAATGTTAATGAGCGCTGCTAAGGCTAAAGAGCTAGGCCTTACGCCACTGGCAACGATTCGTGCTGCCGCTTCCGCGGGTGTAGACCCAACCATTATGGGTATGGGCCCAGTGCCAGCCACTCAGCGCGTATTAGCACGTTTGGGCTGGAGCATTGATGATTTCGATTTAATTGAAGCCAATGAAGCTTTTGCGGCGCAGGCTTTAGGCGTAGCGCGTGAATTAAAGTGGGATACTAATAAAGTAAACGTTAATGGTGGTGCAATTGCTTTGGGCCATCCAATTGGTGCCTCAGGCTGCCGTATTTTGGTAACGCTATTGCATGAAATGCAACGTCGTGATTCTAAAAAAGGTTTAGCTACACTATGTATTGGTGGCGGTATGGGGGTGGCTTTAGCCGTAGAGCGTTAA
- the aceK gene encoding bifunctional isocitrate dehydrogenase kinase/phosphatase, whose amino-acid sequence MMTSVKLESSLDFPNPDHWEVAAIALALQEGFDWHYRLFRESSRKARTHFKNGDFHAQRAEVRDRIAFYDLRVIETAERLKLDFNADSLPDAIWSKVKLYFIGLLINHQQPELAETFFNSVCCRILHRTYFHNDFIFYRPAVSTEYIESEPPIYRSYYPIQTGLNATLAKMFTDFNLELPFVNLTRDVHRLLSSLHKFLGRWPEFALNTQIQVLASPFYRNKAVYIIGKAIHEDLEIPFALPLCRDAEGQLFLDAALFEPWQISHLFSLSRAYFLVDMEVPSAYVRYLQKLMPDKSRAELYTMLGLGKQGKTMFYRELVHHLRHSTDSFVFAPGTKGMVMIVFTLPSFPFVFKIIKDIIAPPKEVDRSIVKAKYLLVKQHDRVGRMADSLEFSDVALPKERFNEELLVEIRKLAPSILEETDDKVILRHLYIERRMIPLNIFIEKRRDDEINAVIEDYGNALRELAIANIFPGDMLFKNFGVTREGRVVFYDYDEIEYMTDCDFRRIPPPPAPEFEMSSDTWFSGNPNEVYPEEFGIFLLGRDDVKKAFMKHHADLLTVRFWQHAKDRIKQGFIEDFFPYPQEERFAKRFPNKS is encoded by the coding sequence ATGATGACCAGTGTTAAATTAGAGTCTAGCTTGGATTTCCCAAATCCAGATCACTGGGAAGTTGCCGCAATTGCCTTGGCTTTGCAAGAAGGCTTTGATTGGCACTATCGCTTATTTAGAGAATCAAGCCGCAAGGCTAGAACACATTTTAAAAATGGCGATTTTCACGCACAGCGTGCAGAAGTGCGTGATCGGATCGCATTTTATGATTTACGGGTGATTGAAACCGCAGAGCGTCTTAAGTTGGATTTTAATGCCGATAGCTTGCCTGATGCTATTTGGTCAAAAGTTAAACTTTATTTTATTGGCTTGTTGATTAATCATCAGCAGCCAGAGCTGGCAGAAACTTTTTTTAATTCAGTATGTTGCCGTATTTTACATCGCACTTATTTTCATAATGATTTTATATTTTATCGTCCCGCAGTATCAACTGAATATATCGAATCAGAGCCGCCTATTTATCGCAGTTATTATCCAATCCAAACGGGGCTAAATGCAACTTTGGCAAAAATGTTTACGGATTTTAATTTAGAGTTGCCTTTTGTTAATTTAACCAGAGATGTACATCGTTTACTCTCTTCTTTGCATAAATTCTTAGGTCGTTGGCCAGAATTTGCTTTAAATACTCAAATTCAAGTTTTAGCTTCGCCATTTTATCGTAATAAGGCGGTTTATATTATTGGTAAAGCGATACATGAAGATTTAGAAATCCCTTTTGCTTTACCGCTTTGCCGTGATGCAGAAGGGCAATTATTTTTAGATGCAGCTTTATTTGAGCCTTGGCAAATCAGCCATTTGTTTTCCTTATCCCGAGCTTATTTCTTAGTGGATATGGAAGTGCCATCTGCCTATGTGCGTTATTTACAAAAACTGATGCCAGATAAATCACGGGCCGAGCTTTACACCATGCTGGGCTTAGGTAAGCAAGGTAAAACCATGTTTTACCGTGAGTTGGTTCATCATTTGCGCCACTCCACCGATTCATTTGTGTTTGCACCGGGTACCAAAGGCATGGTGATGATTGTATTTACTCTGCCATCGTTTCCCTTTGTTTTTAAAATTATTAAAGATATTATTGCCCCGCCAAAAGAAGTGGATCGCAGTATTGTTAAAGCCAAATATTTATTAGTTAAACAGCATGATCGGGTTGGGCGTATGGCCGATTCGCTAGAGTTCTCTGATGTGGCGCTGCCTAAAGAGCGCTTTAATGAAGAATTATTGGTAGAAATTAGAAAGCTGGCCCCGTCTATTTTAGAAGAAACGGATGATAAAGTAATTTTGCGACATTTATATATTGAAAGGCGCATGATCCCACTGAATATCTTTATCGAAAAACGCCGTGATGATGAAATCAATGCAGTAATTGAAGATTATGGTAATGCCTTGCGTGAATTGGCCATTGCTAATATTTTTCCTGGCGATATGCTCTTTAAAAATTTTGGGGTAACTCGAGAAGGGCGAGTGGTATTTTATGATTACGATGAAATTGAATATATGACCGATTGTGATTTCCGCCGTATTCCACCACCACCTGCTCCAGAGTTTGAAATGAGCAGCGATACTTGGTTTAGCGGTAATCCCAATGAAGTGTATCCCGAAGAATTTGGCATTTTTCTATTAGGCAGGGATGATGTCAAAAAAGCATTTATGAAGCATCACGCAGACCTACTTACGGTGCGCTTTTGGCAGCATGCAAAAGATCGGATCAAGCAGGGCTTTATTGAAGATTTTTTTCCTTATCCGCAGGAAGAGCGCTTTGCTAAACGTTTCCCAAATAAATCATAA
- a CDS encoding FKBP-type peptidyl-prolyl cis-trans isomerase — protein MDVKVGNGKEAVAGSTVTVHYSGWLFDAKAEKQHGTMFDSSVGKSPFSFPLGAKRVIKGWDAGVAGMKIGGKRTLIIPADLAYGTRGAGDVIPPNTPLVFDVELLDVK, from the coding sequence ATCGATGTAAAAGTAGGTAACGGCAAAGAAGCTGTTGCGGGTAGCACGGTTACAGTGCATTACAGCGGCTGGCTTTTTGACGCTAAGGCAGAGAAACAACACGGCACAATGTTTGATAGCTCGGTTGGCAAAAGCCCCTTTAGCTTTCCACTGGGTGCAAAACGCGTTATCAAAGGCTGGGATGCAGGTGTAGCAGGAATGAAAATTGGCGGTAAGCGAACGCTGATCATCCCTGCTGATCTGGCTTATGGTACACGCGGTGCTGGTGATGTCATTCCGCCAAATACCCCGCTGGTGTTTGATGTTGAATTGCTTGATGTGAAATAA
- the sbcC gene encoding exonuclease subunit SbcC → MKLLSLRLKNLNSLKGEWKIDFTAAPFKDNGLFAITGPTGAGKTTLLDAICLALYHQTPRMSSISASSNELMTRHTSDCLAEVEFEVKGSRYRAFWSQRRARNLASGALQAPRVELADATGLILSDKINEKLKLTEVLTGLDFGRFTKSMLLAQGGFAAFLNAAANERAELLEELTGTDIYGQISQSVFEQTRSSKQALDQLRAKASGVELLSEEQRSDLHTQTIDLAQTEQTLQSQLSQVQINRQWREALSKANSQHADAQSRQQAALAALASAQPQLDQLARSEPAAKLQVPYSALSLATEALTRTEQEQQQLTAQQGRALEIHRAKLWQAQQLATQLSQQSRTQLGQTQAAQSKLISTQRPEHAKLGEQLVGWRAQFKDLNTQASEISRLTTEIKQQDIQSLIEQQAALRLSVDSNQATNQTALQAENTAQAAWQALLAGKDEAAFWEQKQSLLARSVDIAKLAELEIGRQKTQQQSGDLAVAINEKQALLGQKELALATLRLTFSDLKQQVSDKKKLLEQEQRIQGLEEYRKQLQAHEACPLCGSLKHPAIHDYQALNVSATAAALDAKQAELEKLTEEGQALKLDLTKLEAEISTLESQQQRHLALVAEQLEQWNLLCNKLSTAAPDLAALSQQHSAALQAAEAALNQLAQNKAQLEQAQKVRLATDKALSDSQQALQLLTQKLENAQAHLKDLSQRLGKLAEHFATQSELLRLSLPDQELPTDSHAWLGTQESLWQSWQAAQQQLQQLAQDLIIQQQAVNAAKQVENTRQQCWQETGAASQAALADSHQPEADLAACTAQISSLQEQISQQKGREITLQKRRQEHEEQQQSASSAWQSTLAASPFADEAAYIAARLEDDQRNALSALKQQLDNSLISANTLLSSAEQILAPLQAEAKTALEIPELNEQLASLSAEITQLAQRQGEIRGALQGDDARRSGQSALFDEIAAKSVDYDYWQHLNSLIGSADGAKYRKFAQGLTLDHLIHLANRQLERLHGRYQLMRKSTGELELGIIDTWQGDVARDTKTLSGGESFLVSLALALALSDLVSHKTSIDSLFLDEGFGTLDGETLEIALDALDQLNASGKMIGIISHVEALKERIPVQLKIYKSSGLGISTLDKQYACAGETLK, encoded by the coding sequence ATGAAGCTGCTTAGCCTGCGTTTAAAAAATCTGAATTCTTTAAAAGGCGAGTGGAAAATCGACTTCACCGCCGCGCCCTTTAAAGATAACGGCCTATTTGCCATTACCGGCCCCACCGGCGCGGGTAAAACCACCTTGCTGGATGCCATCTGCCTAGCGCTTTATCACCAAACCCCGCGCATGAGCAGTATTTCGGCCAGCAGCAATGAGCTGATGACCCGCCACACCAGCGATTGCCTTGCAGAAGTAGAGTTTGAAGTGAAAGGCAGCCGCTACCGCGCTTTCTGGAGCCAACGCCGTGCGCGTAATCTGGCAAGCGGCGCATTGCAAGCACCAAGAGTGGAGCTGGCGGATGCCACTGGCCTGATCTTGAGCGATAAGATTAATGAAAAGCTCAAACTCACCGAGGTTCTGACCGGCCTTGATTTTGGCCGCTTTACCAAATCCATGTTGCTAGCTCAGGGTGGTTTTGCGGCCTTTTTAAATGCTGCAGCCAACGAGCGTGCCGAGCTTTTAGAAGAGCTAACCGGCACCGATATTTACGGGCAGATTTCGCAATCGGTATTCGAGCAAACCCGCAGCAGCAAGCAAGCGCTCGACCAGCTGCGCGCCAAGGCTTCCGGTGTCGAGCTACTTAGCGAAGAGCAGCGCAGTGACTTACATACGCAAACGATTGACTTAGCCCAGACCGAACAAACGCTGCAAAGCCAATTAAGCCAGGTGCAAATTAATCGCCAATGGCGTGAAGCACTGAGTAAAGCCAATAGCCAACACGCTGACGCTCAATCTCGCCAGCAAGCAGCCCTTGCCGCACTTGCCAGCGCCCAGCCGCAGCTGGATCAGCTAGCCCGAAGCGAGCCAGCGGCAAAACTGCAAGTGCCTTACAGCGCGTTAAGCCTAGCCACAGAGGCACTCACCCGCACAGAGCAAGAGCAGCAGCAGCTAACAGCACAGCAAGGCCGCGCACTTGAGATACACCGAGCCAAGCTCTGGCAAGCGCAGCAACTGGCTACGCAACTCAGCCAGCAGAGCCGCACCCAGCTTGGCCAAACCCAGGCAGCGCAGAGTAAATTAATCAGCACCCAGCGCCCTGAGCACGCAAAACTGGGCGAGCAACTGGTAGGCTGGCGAGCACAGTTTAAAGACCTAAATACGCAAGCAAGCGAAATCAGCAGGCTAACAACAGAGATTAAACAGCAAGATATTCAGTCGCTGATTGAGCAGCAAGCAGCACTTAGGCTAAGCGTCGATAGCAATCAAGCAACAAATCAGACGGCCCTGCAGGCAGAAAACACCGCGCAAGCGGCATGGCAGGCCCTTCTGGCTGGCAAAGACGAGGCTGCTTTTTGGGAGCAAAAACAAAGCTTACTTGCGCGAAGCGTAGATATCGCTAAGCTGGCCGAGTTGGAAATCGGCAGACAAAAAACACAGCAACAGTCAGGCGATCTGGCGGTGGCAATCAACGAAAAACAAGCATTATTAGGTCAAAAAGAACTGGCACTGGCAACGCTCAGGCTGACGTTTAGCGATTTAAAACAGCAGGTCAGCGATAAGAAAAAACTACTAGAGCAAGAACAACGCATTCAAGGCTTGGAAGAATATCGCAAGCAATTGCAAGCCCATGAAGCCTGCCCGCTCTGCGGGTCTCTTAAGCATCCGGCCATTCATGATTACCAAGCACTGAATGTTTCTGCCACTGCCGCCGCACTAGATGCCAAACAGGCGGAGCTGGAAAAGCTTACCGAAGAGGGACAGGCGCTCAAGCTTGATCTCACCAAGTTAGAAGCAGAAATCAGCACGCTGGAATCTCAGCAGCAAAGACATTTAGCCCTAGTCGCAGAGCAGCTTGAGCAGTGGAATCTGCTCTGCAACAAGCTATCGACTGCGGCCCCTGATTTAGCCGCATTGAGCCAGCAGCACAGCGCCGCCTTGCAAGCTGCAGAAGCCGCCTTAAACCAGCTAGCGCAGAATAAGGCGCAGCTTGAGCAAGCACAAAAAGTAAGGCTCGCCACGGATAAAGCACTGAGCGATAGCCAGCAAGCTTTGCAATTGCTGACGCAAAAGCTGGAAAACGCCCAAGCCCATCTAAAAGATTTAAGCCAAAGACTGGGCAAGCTGGCTGAGCATTTTGCCACCCAAAGCGAGCTGCTGCGGCTCTCATTGCCCGATCAAGAACTTCCCACTGACAGCCACGCTTGGCTAGGAACGCAAGAATCCCTATGGCAAAGCTGGCAGGCCGCGCAGCAACAATTGCAACAACTGGCACAAGATTTAATCATTCAGCAGCAAGCCGTCAATGCCGCTAAACAGGTAGAAAACACCAGGCAACAATGCTGGCAGGAAACGGGTGCAGCCTCGCAAGCGGCACTGGCTGACTCCCACCAGCCCGAAGCCGATTTAGCCGCATGCACCGCACAGATCAGCAGCCTGCAAGAGCAAATAAGCCAGCAAAAGGGGCGAGAAATCACCCTACAAAAACGCAGGCAAGAGCATGAGGAGCAGCAGCAAAGCGCCAGCAGTGCATGGCAGAGCACGCTGGCTGCCAGCCCTTTTGCAGATGAAGCCGCATATATAGCCGCACGCTTGGAAGACGATCAGCGCAATGCCTTAAGCGCGCTCAAACAGCAGCTCGATAATTCGCTGATCAGCGCCAACACCCTGCTCAGCAGCGCGGAACAAATTTTAGCGCCGCTGCAGGCAGAGGCCAAAACAGCACTTGAAATCCCTGAGCTGAATGAGCAACTGGCCAGCCTCAGCGCAGAAATCACCCAGCTGGCCCAGCGCCAAGGGGAAATTCGTGGGGCATTGCAGGGTGACGATGCAAGGCGCAGTGGCCAGTCGGCGCTGTTTGATGAAATTGCGGCCAAGAGTGTGGATTACGACTACTGGCAGCATCTCAACAGCCTGATTGGCTCAGCCGATGGTGCAAAATATCGCAAGTTTGCACAAGGCTTAACGCTGGATCATCTGATTCATCTGGCAAACCGTCAGTTGGAGCGCCTACATGGCCGCTACCAGCTGATGCGAAAAAGCACAGGTGAGCTGGAACTGGGAATTATCGATACCTGGCAAGGCGATGTGGCGCGAGACACCAAAACATTATCTGGCGGCGAAAGTTTTCTAGTCAGCCTAGCGCTGGCCTTAGCGCTGTCTGACTTGGTCAGCCACAAGACATCGATTGACTCGCTATTTTTAGATGAAGGATTTGGCACGCTAGACGGCGAAACCCTAGAAATCGCCCTCGACGCGCTCGATCAGCTTAATGCCAGCGGCAAAATGATAGGCATCATCAGCCATGTAGAAGCCCTAAAAGAGCGTATTCCCGTGCAATTAAAAATCTATAAATCATCAGGATTAGGCATAAGCACATTAGATAAGCAATATGCCTGTGCTGGTGAAACGTTGAAATAA
- the sbcD gene encoding exonuclease subunit SbcD, whose product MKILHTSDWHLGQHFMGKTRQAEHQAFLDWLLASAITHNADAILVAGDIFDTGSPPSYARVLYNHFIVALSKTGTRLIILGGNHDSVATLGESKSLLAELNTCVIPGVAVDASEQVLLLKQKDGSAGAMLCAIPFIRARDVQQSVAGQSSDEKQLSLQDGIFQHYQALYQRALEMRNELGLPMLPIIATGHLTTVGASASESVREIYVGALEAFPTSAFPPADYIALGHIHRPQKVGGFEHIRYCGSPIPLSFDEAKQAKEVLLVSFNHEGLQAVEPLAIPRSQQLISLRGNLTELESAISALAKGESIWLEVLVSSDDYLSDLQSRIKELTKDTQIEVLRIRRERGNVASTWQADSKETLAELSPADVFAQRIASEKIEAPLLIELEKRYAQTVTLLQEGKA is encoded by the coding sequence ATGAAAATTTTACATACATCTGACTGGCATCTTGGCCAGCATTTTATGGGCAAGACGCGCCAAGCTGAGCATCAGGCTTTTTTAGACTGGCTGCTGGCTAGCGCGATCACCCACAATGCCGATGCTATTTTGGTGGCTGGAGATATTTTTGATACCGGCTCGCCGCCCAGCTATGCCCGTGTGCTTTACAACCACTTTATTGTGGCCCTCAGCAAAACAGGCACGAGGCTGATTATTCTGGGTGGGAATCATGACTCGGTAGCCACTTTAGGCGAAAGCAAATCACTCTTGGCCGAGCTCAATACTTGCGTGATCCCTGGCGTGGCGGTGGATGCTAGCGAGCAGGTTTTATTGCTCAAGCAAAAAGACGGCAGCGCTGGAGCAATGTTATGTGCGATTCCCTTTATCCGTGCGCGCGATGTGCAGCAAAGCGTGGCGGGACAAAGTAGCGATGAAAAGCAGCTTAGCTTGCAAGACGGTATTTTTCAGCACTACCAAGCACTCTACCAGCGGGCATTGGAGATGCGAAATGAGCTTGGGTTGCCAATGTTGCCCATCATCGCAACCGGCCATCTCACCACGGTTGGCGCAAGCGCCAGTGAATCGGTGCGTGAGATTTATGTTGGCGCGCTGGAAGCCTTCCCCACCAGTGCTTTTCCACCTGCTGACTATATTGCGCTGGGGCATATTCATCGCCCGCAAAAAGTCGGTGGCTTTGAGCATATCCGCTACTGCGGCTCGCCGATTCCTCTGAGCTTTGATGAAGCAAAACAGGCCAAAGAAGTGCTGCTGGTCAGCTTCAATCATGAGGGCCTGCAAGCGGTTGAGCCACTCGCCATCCCTCGTTCTCAGCAGCTCATCTCCTTACGCGGTAATCTGACTGAGCTGGAATCCGCCATCAGCGCACTCGCAAAAGGCGAATCCATCTGGCTAGAAGTGCTGGTCAGCAGCGATGATTACCTTAGCGACTTACAAAGCCGTATAAAAGAGCTGACTAAAGACACGCAGATAGAAGTGCTGCGCATCCGCAGAGAACGCGGCAATGTGGCCAGCACTTGGCAAGCGGACAGCAAGGAAACGCTAGCTGAGCTAAGTCCCGCCGATGTATTTGCCCAGCGCATCGCCAGCGAAAAAATCGAAGCGCCACTCTTGATCGAGCTGGAAAAACGCTATGCACAAACCGTCACCTTATTGCAGGAGGGCAAGGCATGA
- a CDS encoding DUF2061 domain-containing protein: protein MTKTITFAMVHFSVAFSVAYLITGSIGMAGFLALIEPMVNTVAYFFHEKAWDAYRLRRSKHPQGKHVVS from the coding sequence ATGACTAAAACAATTACTTTTGCGATGGTGCACTTTAGCGTCGCTTTTAGTGTGGCCTATCTGATCACAGGCAGTATCGGCATGGCTGGTTTTCTGGCCTTAATTGAGCCTATGGTCAATACCGTTGCCTATTTTTTTCATGAAAAAGCATGGGATGCTTACCGACTGCGGCGCAGTAAACATCCGCAAGGTAAGCATGTAGTGTCATAG
- a CDS encoding YkgJ family cysteine cluster protein, with translation MSNDCQSCGACCAHFRVSFYWGETDSALGGTVPTLLTIPIHSIYVAMRGTDQHPSHCVALIGKVGEQVSCGIYEQRSSTCKEVIAGDEQCNKARRAYNLGPIINPPQEEAEILC, from the coding sequence ATGAGTAATGATTGCCAAAGCTGCGGCGCATGCTGCGCTCACTTTCGGGTTTCGTTTTATTGGGGAGAAACTGATTCCGCTCTCGGCGGCACGGTGCCTACCCTGCTTACCATCCCCATCCATTCTATATATGTTGCCATGCGCGGCACCGACCAGCACCCCAGCCACTGCGTTGCATTAATAGGAAAAGTGGGCGAGCAGGTGAGTTGCGGCATCTATGAGCAGCGCTCAAGCACGTGTAAAGAAGTCATTGCTGGGGATGAGCAATGCAATAAAGCGAGGCGAGCTTACAATCTGGGCCCGATTATTAATCCGCCGCAGGAAGAAGCCGAAATACTTTGCTAA
- a CDS encoding HutD/Ves family protein, with translation MASVLRHSDLPVEAWKNGGGLTSEIAICPEGADLADFDWRISMATIGVDGGFSEFAGIDRSLALVAGKGVNLQFGKAEPQRLMPKEKPLRFAGETQVYASLLQGKVIDFNVMTRRSSYTHTLQQQLFSEPQTWVFAGESGLLFLAEGESVLCQKGGSSLF, from the coding sequence ATGGCTAGCGTATTGCGTCACTCAGATTTGCCCGTAGAAGCGTGGAAAAACGGCGGGGGGCTCACTTCAGAAATTGCGATTTGCCCTGAGGGTGCAGACTTAGCCGATTTTGACTGGCGTATCAGCATGGCGACGATAGGTGTTGATGGTGGGTTTTCAGAGTTTGCAGGTATTGATCGCAGCTTGGCGCTAGTGGCGGGTAAGGGCGTGAACTTGCAATTTGGCAAGGCAGAGCCGCAGCGGTTAATGCCGAAAGAAAAGCCGCTGCGTTTTGCTGGCGAGACCCAAGTTTATGCAAGCTTGTTGCAAGGTAAAGTGATCGATTTTAATGTCATGACACGGCGCAGTAGCTATACGCACACATTGCAGCAGCAGCTATTTAGTGAGCCGCAAACATGGGTTTTTGCGGGTGAAAGTGGCTTGTTATTTTTGGCCGAAGGTGAGTCTGTTTTATGCCAGAAGGGGGGCAGCAGTTTGTTTTAA